The following are encoded in a window of Populus alba unplaced genomic scaffold, ASM523922v2 scaf18, whole genome shotgun sequence genomic DNA:
- the LOC118056180 gene encoding uncharacterized protein isoform X4, which translates to MPSATATAGVVFGSNWITLLTTPTRLLYFCHSAAAASDFPLTINITRRPRHRLRKNSCSFPSTSSPFPSILTEPDDGNQKKSVNDARYSSLRILEWDKLCDLVSSFATTSLGREACKERLWSLNHTYQHSLILLKETNAAVQMHNHGACRLDFSSINPLLVKSGLRNARRGGLPINANEAMAVAAILESAYFLQLNLKAAIKEDADWYNRFMPLSQLIMEMVINVSLVRVIKQVIDEDGSVKDSASSALKRARDQVQLLEKKLSQLMDSLIRNEMKETSFLEVSNIDGRWCINSGTGQLTSFNGLLLSSDSGTGRIIEPLSAVPLNDELQQARASVAKAEADVLLMLTEKMKKDLDDIEKVSDSVIQLDVINARATYSLFFRGASPSLYLSEKLDGSFSTETYLSENETLMASFPKEREWLLYMPKAYHPLMLQQHRQNVQKAKKEGSNAPDVSALEQAHPVPVDFFISHKTRVLTITGPNTGGKTICLKTVGLAAMMAKSGLHVLSSESVEIPWFDSVFADIGDEQSLSQSLSTFSGHLKQISDIRSQSTSQSLVLLDEVGAGTNPLEGAALGMSLLESFADSGALLTIATTHHGELKSLKYSNDAFENACMEFDEVNLKPTYKILWGVPGRSNAINISEKLGLPSVVVSNARELHGAASAEINEVIIDMERFKQDSQELLHEARHHLI; encoded by the exons ATGCCCTCCGCCACTGCCACCGCTGGCGTGGTATTTGGAAGCAATTGGATAACATTACTTACCACTCCTActagattattatatttttgtcatagcgctgctgctgcttctgatTTCCCACTAACTATCAATATCACTCGTAGACCTCGTCATAGATTGCGCAAAAATTCTTGCTCCTTCCCTTCCACCTCCTCCCCGTTCCCGTCAATTTTAACAGAACCAGACGACGGCAATCAGAAGAAATCTGTTAATGACGCTCGATATTCAAGTCTAAGAATATTGGAATGGGATAAGCTCTGCGACTTGGTTTCGTCCTTCGCCACTACTTCCTTAGGCCGTGAAGCCTGCAAGGAGCGATTATGGTCCCTCAATCACACCTACCAACACAGCTTGATCCTCTTGAAAGAAACCAACGCCGCTGTCCAAATGCACAACCATGGCGCTTGCCGCTTAGACTTCTCCTCCATTAATCCTCTCTTA GTAAAATCTGGTCTTCGAAATGCTAGACGGGGGGGGTTACCCATCAATGCTAATGAAGCAATGGCTGTTGCTGCTATCCTGGAGTCTGCATATTTCTTGCAGCTCAATCTCAAAGCTGCAATAAAGGAAGATGCTGATTGGTACAATCGCTTTATGCCTCTTTCACAACTG ATAATGGAAATGGTTATCAATGTATCATTAGTCAGGGTGATAAAACAAGTTATAGATGAAGATGGCTCTGTCAAAGACTCTGCT AGTTCTGCTTTAAAACGAGCGCGTGATCAGGTTCAGCTGCTTGAAAAAAag TTGTCTCAGTTAATGGACAGCCTGATTAGGAATGAAATGAAAGAGACATCTTTTCTG GAAGTGAGTAACATTGATGGCAGATGGTGTATAAACTCAGGGACTGGTCAGCTGACAAGTTTTAATGGCCTTTTGCTGTCCAG TGATTCAGGAACTGGAAGAATTATAGAGCCACTCTCAGCAGTTCCTTTAAATGATGAGCTGCAACAAGCAAGAGCATCAGTTGCAAAGGCAGAGGCAGATGTGCTTTTGATGTTAACAGAAAAG ATGAAAAAGGATCTTGATGACATTGAAAAAGTATCAGACAGTGTAATTCAACTGGACGTG ATCAATGCCCGGGCAACTTATAGTCTTTTTTTCAGAGGAGCATCTCCCAGTTTGTATCTTTCAGAAAAACTGGATGGGTCTTTTTCCACTGAAACTTATTTATCAGAAAATGAAACCTTGATGGCATCATTTCCCAAAGAGAGAGAGTGGTTATTGTACATGCCTAAAGCCTATCATCCTTTGATGCTCCAGCAACATAGACAAAATGTGCAGAAAGCAAAAAAGGAAGGCAGTAATGCTCCTGAT GTTTCTGCATTGGAACAAGCTCACCCAGTtccagttgatttttttatctcccATAAAACAAGAGTCCTGACTATAACTGGTCCTAATACAGGGGGCAAAACCATTTGCCTAAAGACAGTTGGATTGGCTGCTATGATGGCAAAATCAG GTCTTCATGTTTTGTCATCTGAATCTGTAGAAATTCCTTGGTTTGATTCTGTTTTTGCTGATATTGGTGATGAACAGTCCTTGTCTCAATCTCTATCTACCTTCTCTGGCCACTTGAAACAGATAAGT GACATTCGATCTCAATCCACGAGTCAGTCACTGGTGCTACTAGATGAA GTTGGTGCAGGTACAAATCCTCTTGAAGGAGCTGCATTGGGGATGTCATTGCTGGAATCTTTTGCTGATAGTGGTGCCTTACTGACAATAGCTACAACACATCATGGTGAACTTAAGTCCCTGAAGTACAG TAATGATGCCTTTGAAAATGCTTGTATGGAGTTTGATGAAGTGAACTTAAAGCCGACTTACAAGATTCTCTGGGGAGTACCAG GTCGTTCAAATGCAATTAATATATCTGAAAAATTGGGACTCCCCAGTGTAGTTGTATCTAATGCCCGAGAACTTCATGGTGCTGCTAGTGCAGAGATTAATGAG GTCATAATTGATATGGAAAGGTTCAAGCAAGATAGTCAAGAGCTTTTGCATGAGGCACGGCATCATCTGAT
- the LOC118056181 gene encoding UNC93-like protein 1 yields MGFEGDEESAANQVPTKSRFRYNSPLVQITLIGLVCFCCPGMFNALSGMGGGGQVNPTAANNANTALYTTFAIFGVLGGGIYNILGPRLTLAAGCSTYVLYAGSFLYYNHKQHQSFAIVAGAVLGIGAGFLWAGEGAIMTSYPPPHRKGTYISLFWSIFNMGGVIGGLIPFILNYNRSEAASVNDGTYIGFMCFMTAGTLLSLVILPPSKVVRDDGTRCTNIKYSKVSTEAVEIGKLFFNWKMLLIAPAAWASNFFYSYQFNNVNGALFNLRTRGLNNVFYWGAQMVGSVGIGYILDFSFQSRRKRGFVGIGIVAALGTAIWAGGLAKQVGYKHNDLPPKLDFKDSGSDFAGPFVLYFSYGLLDAMFQSMVYWVIGALADDSEILSRYVGFYKGVQSAGAAVAWQVDAHKVPLLSQLIVNWSLTTVSYPLLATLVMLAVKDDHEGEEPSINPASMDNNSKPV; encoded by the exons ATGGGTTTCGAAGGAGATGAGGAATCAGCAGCCAACCAAGTGCCAACCAAATCAAGATTCAGATACAACTCACCATTGGTCCAGATCACCCTCATAGGACTCGTCTGCTTCTGTTGTCCTGGTATGTTCAATGCTCTCTCTGGTATGGGAGGTGGTGGCCAGGTGAATCCCACTGCCGCCAACAATGCTAACACCGCCCTTTACACCACCTTCGCCATCTTTGGCGTTCTTGGTGGTGGTATTTACAACATTCTTGGTCCTCGCTTGACCTTAGCTGCTGGCTGCAGCACTTACGTGTTGTATGCGGGCTCTTTTCTTTATTACAACCACAAACAGCATCAATCTTTTGCTATTGTTGCTGGTGCTGTTCTTGGCATCGGTGCTGGTTTCTTATGGGCTGGAGAAGGGGCGATCATGACCTCTTATCCTCCCCCACATCGTAAGGGGACTTATATTTCTCTGTTTTGGAGCATTTTCAACATGGGAGGTGTTATTGGTGGGCTGATTCCTTTCATTCTTAACTACAATCGGAGTGAGGCTGCTTCTGTTAATGATGGGACTTATATTGGATTCATGTGTTTTATGACGGCGGGGACTCTGCTTTCCTTGGTCATCTTGCCGCCGAGCAAAGTGGTTCGCGATGATGGCACACGGTGCACAAACATCAAGTACTCTAAGGTTTCTACTGAGGCTGTGGAGATTGGTAAGTTGTTCTTCAACTGGAAGATGCTTTTAATTGCTCCTGCTGCTTGGGCCAGCAACTTTTTTTACAGTTACCAGTTCAATAATGTGAACGGGGCACTCTTTAATTTGAGGACAAGGGGATTGAACAATGTGTTCTATTGGGGGGCCCAGATGGTGGGTTCTGTTGGGATTGGATACATATTGGATTTCAGCTTCCAGAGTAGGAGGAAGAGGGGCTTTGTTGGGATTGGAATTGTTGCTGCGCTCGGGACTGCTATCTGGGCAGGTGGACTTGCGAAGCAGGTAGGATATAAACACAATGATCTACCACCCAAGTTGGATTTCAAGGACTCTGGTTCCGATTTCGCAGGGCCTTTCGTTTTGTATTTCAGTTACGGGCTGCTAGATGCCATGTTCCAAAGCATGGTCTACTGGGTGATTGGGGCCTTGGCTGATGACTCTGAGATTCTTAGCAG ATATGTCGGATTTTACAAGGGAGTGCAGAGTGCAGGAGCCGCAGTTGCCTGGCAAGTGGATGCACACAAAGTTCCATTACTTAGCCAGTTGATTGTGAATTGGTCACTCACCACAGTGAGTTACCCATTGCTTGCAACCCTAGTCATGCTTGCCGTCAAGGACGATCACGAGGGTGAAGAGCCATCAATTAACCCTGCATCTATGGATAACAATAGCAAGCCAGTTTGA